The proteins below come from a single Mya arenaria isolate MELC-2E11 chromosome 8, ASM2691426v1 genomic window:
- the LOC128243711 gene encoding uncharacterized protein LOC128243711 — protein MQPAVLCLIPLTAMIHLATGLVENADVPLHLAQCFGYFKRKTTLARTPAGAIQHYCDNNYMWMKAVELNANRGAHASARAYFNHLAKDFKFDIKMKRMGRKKRQAGGPPTKPKVRKEIRMMTDKERDLFFEAVNSAKKNTTISPNKYDAMAEMHTGITAISAHGGCAFHPWHRLYIQIFENALREEGPQFSEVTVPYWASDLDNYMTDPTESALFSERLMGTGQGEAKGGIMLDGWDSTTGVITRNLGTDGPLLNDMMIYNITKHHRMIDICGEDSDIDHDLEFHHNGIHRWIDGQMAVLASSVFDPIFWLHHAYIDKIWEDFRENQKRHGIDAETDYPPNPTTMGSHELQLPEAKVGFENLTVLDGLSNIFTEEFFTYAPTPTCNNPKLGCGSKYLKCVKNEDTSVNKDPFRCVGRTLREVEEWEAEQAKPTSEPCVLGEANFTKPIYIPPKETKPVQNTFCMNSNSDTAQWVYLPIKLIIRRPPDFKSYGSYPVQRGRINKLGGDIYSPSAYSNVNRYLSKRPEDPKAYDQCLESDSMTSTIYIKSVGLNYEGVYKEYAIMDKRLAITVATAYVAVRRPLSPTDASVSILHAQDSCGRVCKPICKVPGSDVFRPCSGAVKVSGGHPLQFGNSFGDAVLQVFDFAKEKDCPQVSTEVVIMSFYCDYSTAWIWPSVDAPREKITPPAPVVKPGCRISPQCTVDRPCNNIDANCVDNSFLDCVDSCHVFAKCVRGSYMLFQCRRGERYLSGVGCVNSRANPCDYKKNKGPRNSRMRRTARAMRYHKLPFLE, from the exons ATGCAGCCTGCAGTCCTGTGTCTGATCCCTCTGACTGCGATGATCCACTTGGCAACCGGACTGGTGGAGAACGCAGACGTGCCGCTTCACCTCGCGCAATGCTTCGGATATTTTAAACGTAAGACAACATTGGCGCGCACCCCGGCAGGCGCCATACAGCACTACTGTGATAACAACTACATGTGGATGAAGGCCGTGGAGTTGAATGCCAACAGAGGAGCACACGCGAGTGCTAG GGCCTACTTTAACCATCTCGCCAAAGATTTTAAATTCGACATAAAGATGAAAAGAATGGGGAGGAAAAAAAGACAAGCTGGAGGTCCTCCAACGAAGCCTAAAGTGAGGAAAGAAATCAGAATGATGACTGACAAAGAACGCGATCTCTTCTTTGAAGCTGTTAACAGCGCGAAGAAAAATACG ACGATCAGCCCTAACAAATACGACGCTATGGCTGAGATGCACACTGGCATTACGGCCATTTCCGCACACGGTGGCTGCGCCTTTCATCCGTGGCACAGACTCTATATTCAAAT TTTTGAAAACGCATTGCGGGAAGAAGGGCCGCAGTTTTCCGAGGTTACAGTTCCATACTGGGCATCAGACCTTGACAACTACATGACCGATCCCACAGAATCCGCGTTGTTCAGTGAGCGGTTGATGGGGACCGGGCAGGGTGAGGCTAAGGGAGGGATAATGCTGGATGGATGGGACTCCACTACCGGCGTAATCACGAGAAACCTTGGTACTGACGGGCCTCTTCTCAACGACATGatgatttataacataactAAGCATCATAGAATGATAGACATTTGTGGTGAGGATTCCGACATTGATCACGACTTGGAATTCCATCACAATGGTATTCACAGATGGATTGATGGACAGATGGCTGTCCTGGCTTCTTCCGTGTTCGACCCTATCTTTTGGCTGCACCATGcgtatattgacaaaatatggGAAGACTTTAGAGAAAATCAAAAGCGCCACGGTATTGATGCGGAAACCGACTATCCACCAAACCCAACCACTATGGGTTCCCATGAACTTCAGCTTCCTGAAGCAAAAGTAGGATTTGAAAATCTAACTGTTCTTGATGGATTGAGTAACATTTTTACGGAGGAATTTTTTACATATGCACCCACTCCGACCTGCAACAACCCAAAGCTCGGTTGCGGTTCCAAATACTTGAAATGCGTTAAGAATGAAGACACATCCGTGAACAAAGATCCTTTCAGATGCGTGGGCAGGACACTGAGGGAAGTTGAAGAGTGGGAAGCTGAACAAGCAAAACCCACAAGTGAACCCTGCGTGCTTGGTGAAGCGAATTTCACAAAACCAATATACATCCCACCTAAAGAAACAAAGCCTGTTCAAAACACGTTCTGTATGAACAGTAACAGTGACACCGCGCAATGGGTTTACCTACCAATCAAACTAATCATAAGACGCCCTCCGGATTTCAAAAGTTATGGTTCATATCCAGTTCAACGAGGACGAATCAATAAACTGGGAGGAGATATATATTCACCATCTGCTTACTCCAACGTCAATCGGTATCTATCAAAGCGACCAGAAGACCCAAAGGCTTATGACCAATGTCTGGAATCGGACTCAATGACCAGCACAATATACATCAAATCTGTCGGCCTCAATTACGAAGGCGTGTATAAAGAGTATGCAATTATGGATAAACGTCTGGCTATAACTGTTGCAACTGCCTATGTGGCTGTTAGAAGACCACTATCACCCACCGATGCATCTGTGTCCATTCTACACGCTCAAGACTCGTGTGGCCGTGTCTGCAAACCAATTTGCAAAGTACCTGGTTCTGACGTTTTCAGACCGTGCTCTGGCGCAGTCAAAGTTTCAGGAGGTCACCCTCTTCAGTTCGGAAATTCATTTGGCGATGCTGTTTTACAAGTTTTTGACTTTGCAAAGGAAAAGGACTGCCCCCAGGTATCGACAGAGGTGGTGATAATGAGTTTTTACTGTGACTACAGTACCGCGTGGATTTGGCCATCCGTTGATGCTCCCAGAGAAAAGATAACCCCCCCTGCACCTGTAGTCAAACCAG GATGTAGAATTAGTCCTCAATGCACAGTGGACCGGCCTTGCAATAACATTGATGCAAACTGTGTGGATAACTCGTTCTTGGACTGTGTGGATTCGTGCCACGTCTTCGCCAAGTGTGTCAGAGGTTCATATATGCTCTTCCAGTGTAGAAGGGGAGAACGGTATCTGTCAGGGGTGGGATGTGTCAACTCAAGAGCCAATCCAtgtgattataaaaaaaacaaagggcCACGGAATAGTCGTATGAGAAGGACAGCAAGAGCTATGAGATACCATAAGTTGCCGTTCTTGGAGTAA